Proteins encoded together in one Candidatus Polarisedimenticolaceae bacterium window:
- the yedA gene encoding drug/metabolite exporter YedA, with translation MGDRAFRTKLLLAFAAVYLIWGSTYLAIRYAVETLPPFGMASARFLLAGSILFAAARLRGAGSPTPRMWRDATIVGSLLLLGGNGLVTWAEQRVPSGIAALIVACVPLFMVALQRRVPGVREGAGLAGGLIGIVLLVGRPGSDGAVDLLGAGALVLASLSWAVGSLFSRRAVLPESGLLATGMEMLGGGAALAIVSLLRGEPASFDAARVTASSCLALAYLVTFGAIVGYSAYMWLLSATTPARAATYAYVNPVVAVFLGWAIAGEPLTGRTVAAAAVIVVSVALIVSAPSRGR, from the coding sequence ATGGGCGATCGCGCGTTCCGAACGAAGCTCCTACTCGCCTTCGCGGCGGTTTACCTCATCTGGGGATCGACCTACCTCGCCATCCGCTACGCGGTCGAGACGCTTCCGCCGTTCGGCATGGCGTCGGCGCGGTTTCTCCTCGCGGGGTCGATCCTCTTCGCCGCGGCTCGCCTTCGGGGCGCCGGCTCCCCGACGCCGCGCATGTGGCGCGACGCGACGATCGTCGGGTCGCTGCTGCTTCTCGGTGGGAACGGCCTCGTCACCTGGGCCGAGCAGAGGGTTCCCTCGGGGATCGCGGCGCTGATCGTCGCCTGCGTGCCCCTCTTCATGGTCGCCCTCCAGCGCCGCGTCCCCGGAGTCCGCGAGGGGGCGGGCCTGGCCGGAGGACTGATCGGGATCGTGCTGCTGGTCGGTCGACCCGGGAGCGACGGCGCCGTCGATCTCCTCGGCGCGGGAGCGCTCGTCCTCGCGTCGCTGTCGTGGGCGGTCGGGTCTCTGTTCTCGCGCCGGGCGGTCCTCCCCGAGTCGGGGCTCCTCGCGACGGGGATGGAGATGCTCGGCGGCGGCGCCGCGCTCGCGATCGTGTCGCTGCTGCGCGGCGAGCCGGCGTCGTTCGACGCGGCGCGCGTGACCGCCTCGTCCTGTCTGGCGCTCGCCTACCTCGTGACCTTCGGGGCGATCGTCGGGTACAGCGCGTACATGTGGCTTCTCTCCGCGACGACCCCCGCGCGGGCCGCGACGTACGCCTACGTCAACCCCGTCGTCGCCGTGTTCCTCGGCTGGGCGATCGCCGGGGAGCCCCTGACCGGACGCACCGTCGCGGCGGCGGCCGTGATCGTCGTTTCGGTGGCCCTGATCGTGAGCGCCCCTTCGCGCGGCCGCTAG
- a CDS encoding GNAT family N-acetyltransferase: MALTWIHEDNPSWDAGKDRILGGAPAGVFDLSHLRQGSLAPGEWFRVEDGGAIVGYGWMDCTWGDAEVLLAVDPSARSRGVGAFILDGLEKEAASRGLNYLYNAVRPTHPDGEHVTRWLVSHGFAPSGDGLLKRRVHR; the protein is encoded by the coding sequence ATGGCCCTGACGTGGATCCACGAGGACAACCCGAGCTGGGACGCCGGCAAGGACCGCATCCTCGGCGGCGCCCCCGCGGGGGTGTTCGACCTTTCGCATCTGCGCCAGGGGAGCCTCGCCCCGGGCGAGTGGTTCCGCGTCGAGGACGGCGGCGCGATCGTCGGATACGGCTGGATGGACTGCACCTGGGGGGATGCGGAGGTCCTCCTGGCGGTCGACCCGTCCGCGCGGTCGAGGGGGGTCGGGGCGTTCATCCTCGACGGCCTCGAGAAGGAAGCCGCCTCGCGCGGCCTGAACTACCTCTACAACGCCGTGCGCCCCACGCACCCGGACGGGGAGCACGTGACGCGCTGGCTCGTCTCGCACGGATTCGCGCCGTCGGGGGACGGCCTGCTCAAACGCCGCGTGCACCGCTGA